In Neorhizobium galegae, the following proteins share a genomic window:
- a CDS encoding TetR/AcrR family transcriptional regulator: MSSEQTSSKRQHVVETAYRLFTQDGFHATGIDRIIAEAQVAKMTMYRHFPSKEGLIVEVLDERFRRFEEQLDRMAAVPKQPEGMIEDIIAWYGRWFDRADFNGCLFAHAIAEHGSPGHPVFEAAVRQKESLRRRMAHILEKRMSGAEAETASTAILMLLEGATLMAEMGQGGKAIDAAREAVSDIIAASRRT, translated from the coding sequence GTGTCATCCGAGCAAACTTCATCGAAGCGGCAGCATGTTGTCGAGACGGCCTACAGGCTGTTCACGCAGGACGGCTTTCATGCGACCGGCATCGACCGGATCATCGCCGAGGCCCAGGTGGCCAAGATGACCATGTACCGCCATTTTCCATCCAAGGAGGGCTTGATCGTCGAAGTCCTCGATGAGCGGTTCCGGCGTTTCGAGGAGCAGCTCGACCGCATGGCTGCCGTGCCGAAGCAGCCGGAAGGGATGATCGAGGATATCATCGCGTGGTACGGGCGCTGGTTCGATCGGGCGGATTTCAACGGCTGCCTGTTTGCCCATGCCATTGCGGAACACGGCTCGCCCGGCCATCCCGTTTTCGAAGCCGCCGTCAGGCAGAAGGAAAGCCTCAGGCGCCGTATGGCGCATATTCTGGAGAAACGGATGTCCGGTGCCGAGGCCGAAACGGCGTCCACGGCAATCCTGATGCTCCTGGAGGGAGCGACCCTGATGGCCGAGATGGGGCAGGGCGGCAAAGCCATCGATGCCGCACGCGAGGCGGTATCGGATATCATCGCCGCGAGCCGCCGTACATGA
- the ald gene encoding alanine dehydrogenase: MRVGCPKEIKNHEYRVGLTPGAVREYVAHGHEVLIETKAGAGIGADDGAYAAAGARIVGSAKEIFEKSDMVVKVKEPQPSEWVQLRDGQLLYTYLHLAPDPEQTKGLLASGVTAIAYETVTDERGGLPLLAPMSEVAGRLAIQAGATALQKAHGGRGILLGGVPGVLPAKVAVIGGGVVGLHAARMAAGLGADVSIIDRSLPRLRQLDDIFNGRVHTRYSTIDAVEEEVFSADLIIGAVLIPGAAAPKLVSREMLSGMKQGAVMVDVAIDQGGCFETSHATTHSEPTYEVDGIVHYCVANMPGAVPVTSAHALNNATLQHGLALADRGLRAIAEDRHLRNGLNVHRGRVTNKPVAEALGYEAFAPESLLSVA; this comes from the coding sequence ATGCGTGTCGGATGCCCGAAGGAAATCAAAAACCATGAATATCGCGTAGGGCTTACCCCCGGCGCGGTACGTGAATATGTGGCCCATGGCCACGAGGTCTTGATCGAAACCAAGGCCGGCGCCGGCATCGGCGCAGATGACGGCGCCTATGCGGCAGCCGGGGCCAGGATCGTCGGTTCGGCCAAGGAAATCTTCGAAAAATCCGACATGGTCGTCAAGGTCAAGGAACCGCAGCCCTCCGAATGGGTGCAGCTCCGCGACGGCCAGCTCCTCTATACCTATCTCCATCTCGCGCCCGATCCGGAACAGACCAAGGGTCTGCTCGCGTCCGGCGTCACCGCCATCGCCTATGAAACCGTGACCGACGAGCGCGGCGGGTTGCCGCTGCTGGCTCCAATGTCGGAAGTCGCCGGTCGCCTGGCGATCCAGGCGGGCGCGACCGCGCTTCAGAAGGCCCATGGCGGCCGGGGCATCCTGCTCGGCGGCGTGCCGGGCGTGCTGCCGGCCAAGGTCGCCGTTATCGGCGGCGGCGTCGTCGGCCTGCATGCTGCCCGGATGGCCGCCGGCCTCGGTGCCGACGTCTCGATCATCGACCGCTCGCTGCCGCGTCTTCGCCAGCTCGACGACATTTTCAACGGCCGCGTCCATACCCGTTATTCGACGATCGACGCGGTGGAAGAGGAAGTCTTCAGTGCCGACTTGATCATCGGTGCCGTCCTCATTCCGGGCGCCGCGGCTCCAAAACTGGTCAGCCGCGAAATGCTGTCGGGCATGAAGCAGGGCGCGGTCATGGTCGACGTCGCGATCGATCAGGGCGGCTGCTTCGAGACCTCGCATGCAACGACCCATTCCGAGCCGACCTACGAGGTCGACGGCATCGTGCATTATTGCGTGGCCAACATGCCGGGCGCCGTGCCGGTGACGTCTGCGCACGCGCTGAACAATGCGACGCTGCAGCACGGGCTGGCGCTGGCAGACCGTGGGCTGCGGGCGATCGCCGAAGACCGCCACCTGCGCAACGGGCTCAACGTCCACAGAGGCCGGGTGACCAACAAGCCGGTGGCAGAAGCGCTCGGCTACGAGGCCTTCGCGCCGGAAAGCCTGCTCAGCGTGGCGTAA
- a CDS encoding cysteine synthase A, with product MTSHSSVLDVIGNTPLIRLNGASEATGCEILGKAEFLNPGQSVKDRAALYIIRDAEKKGLLRPGGVIVEGTAGNTGIGLTLVAKALGYRTVIVIPETQSQEKKDALKLLGAELVEVPAVPYKNPNNYVKISGRLAEELAKTEPAGAIWANQFDNVANREAHIQTTAPEIFGQTGGKVDGFICAVGSGGTLAGVAMGLKAKNPDIKIGIADPEGAALYEFYAHGEFKSEGNSITEGIGQGRITANLEGFKPDFAYQIPDAEALPYIFDLVEHEGLCLGGSTGINIAGAVRLAKDLGPGHTIVTVLCDYGNRYQSKLFNPDFLKSKGLPVPAWLTQKRQIDIPFQTV from the coding sequence ATGACCTCCCATTCCTCCGTCCTCGACGTGATCGGCAACACGCCCCTCATCCGGCTGAACGGCGCTTCCGAAGCGACCGGCTGCGAAATTCTGGGCAAGGCGGAGTTCCTGAACCCCGGCCAGTCGGTCAAGGACCGGGCCGCGCTCTACATCATCCGCGACGCCGAAAAGAAGGGCCTCCTGCGCCCCGGCGGCGTGATCGTCGAGGGCACGGCCGGCAATACCGGCATCGGCCTGACCCTCGTCGCCAAGGCGCTCGGCTACCGCACCGTCATCGTCATCCCGGAAACCCAGAGCCAGGAAAAGAAGGATGCGCTGAAGCTGCTCGGCGCCGAACTGGTCGAGGTTCCCGCGGTCCCTTACAAGAACCCGAACAACTACGTAAAAATCTCGGGCCGCCTTGCCGAGGAGCTCGCAAAGACCGAGCCGGCCGGCGCGATCTGGGCCAACCAGTTCGACAACGTCGCCAATCGGGAAGCGCATATCCAGACCACGGCGCCCGAAATCTTCGGGCAGACCGGCGGCAAGGTCGACGGCTTCATCTGCGCGGTCGGCTCGGGCGGCACGCTTGCGGGCGTCGCCATGGGCCTCAAGGCCAAAAATCCGGATATCAAGATCGGCATCGCCGACCCGGAAGGTGCTGCCCTCTATGAATTCTACGCCCATGGCGAGTTCAAGTCGGAAGGCAATTCGATCACCGAGGGCATCGGCCAGGGCCGCATCACCGCCAATCTCGAAGGTTTCAAGCCGGATTTCGCTTACCAGATCCCGGATGCCGAAGCGCTGCCCTACATCTTCGATCTGGTCGAGCACGAAGGCCTCTGCCTCGGCGGCTCGACCGGCATCAATATCGCCGGCGCCGTCCGGCTCGCCAAGGATCTCGGTCCCGGCCACACGATCGTGACGGTGCTCTGCGACTACGGCAACCGCTACCAGTCCAAGCTTTTCAATCCGGACTTCCTGAAGTCGAAGGGCCTGCCGGTGCCAGCCTGGCTGACGCAGAAGCGGCAGATCGACATTCCCTTCCAGACGGTCTGA
- the sseA gene encoding 3-mercaptopyruvate sulfurtransferase has product MSETSRFVVSSEWLHKELGSTDLKILDASFYLPAQNRNADAEYAAGHIPGAIRFDHDKVADHSTGLPHMVPAPDVFAEAVGRMGICENDRIVIYDGPGIFSSPRGWWLFRIMGARQVFVLDGGIDGWKAEGRPLETTVPSPEPVTFTPNFRVDKVIDFQTMLSIVSDGTRQIADARPAGRFAGTDPEPRAGMRSGHMPGAASLPSGTFSVNGKLRPLAELQKAIEDAGIDFGKPVVTSCGSGLTAAIITLALESLGHEDNALYDGSWTEWGSRQDTPVVTGPPAPKAA; this is encoded by the coding sequence ATGAGTGAAACCAGCCGTTTCGTCGTTTCGTCCGAGTGGCTTCACAAAGAGCTCGGCAGCACCGACCTCAAGATCCTCGACGCGTCCTTCTACCTGCCGGCACAGAACCGCAATGCGGACGCCGAATACGCGGCCGGGCATATTCCCGGCGCCATCCGCTTCGACCACGACAAGGTCGCCGACCACTCGACCGGCCTGCCGCACATGGTGCCGGCGCCGGATGTGTTTGCCGAGGCCGTCGGCCGGATGGGCATCTGCGAAAACGACCGGATCGTCATCTATGACGGCCCGGGCATCTTCTCCTCGCCGCGCGGCTGGTGGCTTTTCCGGATCATGGGCGCAAGACAGGTGTTCGTGCTCGACGGAGGCATCGACGGCTGGAAGGCCGAGGGCCGGCCGCTCGAGACCACCGTCCCCTCGCCCGAACCCGTCACCTTCACCCCGAACTTCCGGGTCGATAAGGTCATCGACTTCCAGACCATGCTGTCGATCGTCAGCGACGGCACGCGCCAGATCGCCGATGCACGGCCGGCCGGCCGTTTCGCCGGTACCGATCCCGAGCCTCGCGCCGGCATGCGCTCCGGCCACATGCCGGGCGCGGCCAGCCTTCCGTCCGGCACATTCTCGGTCAACGGCAAGCTGCGTCCGCTGGCCGAACTGCAAAAGGCGATCGAGGATGCCGGCATCGACTTCGGCAAGCCGGTAGTGACGAGTTGCGGCTCCGGCCTCACCGCCGCAATCATCACGCTGGCGCTCGAATCCCTCGGCCATGAGGACAATGCGCTTTACGATGGCTCCTGGACCGAATGGGGCAGCCGCCAGGACACGCCCGTCGTCACCGGTCCGCCCGCGCCGAAAGCGGCGTGA
- a CDS encoding GNAT family N-acetyltransferase, whose translation MAKKPAPLNAHVTSLEMTAPPKTSLAVPVNIQTAIIRAPEIPLHYYRYLYRQVGKRWHWYKRLRMSDEELAAAIHNPRTSVTVLYVNGAPAGFFELFKESDDVIELSYFGLFERAIGLGIGKWFLLQALYSAWQDNPQKVTVTTNTLDHPRALQLYQMMGFSPVSTYEALVQPMTDAELLKALDG comes from the coding sequence ATGGCGAAGAAACCCGCTCCGCTCAATGCCCATGTCACCAGCCTGGAAATGACCGCACCGCCGAAAACGAGCCTGGCGGTGCCGGTGAATATCCAGACGGCGATCATCCGCGCGCCCGAAATCCCGCTTCACTATTACCGCTATCTCTATCGGCAGGTGGGAAAACGCTGGCACTGGTACAAGCGGCTGCGCATGAGTGACGAGGAGCTTGCGGCGGCCATCCACAATCCGCGCACGTCCGTCACCGTGCTTTACGTCAACGGCGCGCCGGCCGGCTTTTTCGAGCTGTTCAAGGAAAGTGACGACGTCATCGAACTCTCCTATTTCGGGCTGTTCGAGCGGGCGATCGGGCTTGGCATCGGCAAGTGGTTCCTGCTCCAGGCGCTTTACTCCGCCTGGCAGGACAATCCGCAGAAGGTGACCGTCACCACCAATACGCTCGACCATCCGCGCGCCCTGCAGCTCTACCAGATGATGGGGTTTTCACCCGTCTCGACCTATGAGGCGCTGGTCCAGCCGATGACGGATGCCGAGCTCCTGAAAGCGCTCGACGGCTGA
- a CDS encoding PadR family transcriptional regulator, with amino-acid sequence MFKHRFEGRNGCGERGGRKGFEEVFAARGGPLGGGFGRGGRGGPGGGRGFGDEGDGRIGRFLMQGDLRLVVLALIEKEPRHGYEIIKHIEDLTYGFYAPSPGVIYPTLTYLEEAGYVVAEADGNKKRYAITDEGRKYLDENRSFAATILDRLSQLAERIKQRQERHERGRDTGPSLPRSVDAAMLNLREVIARKLEGDEKKGGEIVRLLLDFAENLERDDEQGDNTQN; translated from the coding sequence ATGTTTAAACACAGGTTCGAAGGACGCAATGGTTGCGGCGAACGCGGCGGCCGCAAGGGTTTCGAGGAAGTGTTCGCTGCGCGCGGCGGGCCGCTTGGCGGAGGATTTGGACGCGGCGGCCGGGGCGGTCCCGGCGGCGGCCGCGGTTTCGGCGATGAGGGCGATGGCCGTATCGGCCGGTTCCTGATGCAGGGCGACCTGCGCCTCGTCGTATTGGCGCTGATCGAGAAGGAGCCGCGCCATGGATACGAGATCATCAAGCATATCGAGGATCTCACCTACGGCTTCTACGCGCCGAGCCCCGGCGTCATCTACCCGACGCTGACCTATCTCGAAGAGGCCGGCTACGTCGTCGCCGAGGCGGACGGCAACAAGAAGCGTTATGCGATCACCGACGAAGGTCGCAAATATCTCGACGAGAACCGCAGCTTTGCCGCGACGATCCTCGACCGGCTGTCGCAGCTCGCCGAGCGCATCAAGCAGCGTCAGGAACGCCACGAGCGCGGCCGTGACACCGGCCCGTCACTGCCGCGCAGCGTCGATGCGGCCATGCTCAACCTTCGCGAGGTGATCGCCCGCAAGCTCGAAGGTGATGAAAAGAAGGGCGGCGAGATCGTCAGGCTGCTGCTCGATTTCGCCGAAAACCTCGAACGCGACGACGAGCAGGGCGACAATACCCAGAACTGA
- a CDS encoding response regulator, with translation MNDTHIFAGIRVLIIEDEALVSMMLEEFLEQIGCRTMATASRLDEAISKARSLPLDMALLDVNLAGEASFPVAEILTARDIPFIFVTGYGPLGLPADMRHIPLLPKPFQMAQLVDAMRMAAY, from the coding sequence GTGAACGACACCCATATCTTCGCCGGAATTCGCGTCCTCATCATCGAGGACGAGGCCCTCGTCTCGATGATGCTCGAAGAGTTCCTGGAGCAGATCGGCTGCCGGACGATGGCGACGGCCTCGCGGCTCGACGAAGCGATCAGCAAGGCCCGGTCGCTTCCGCTGGACATGGCCCTGCTGGACGTGAACCTTGCCGGCGAAGCCAGCTTTCCAGTCGCCGAGATCCTTACCGCGCGGGACATTCCCTTCATTTTCGTGACCGGATACGGACCGCTCGGCCTGCCTGCCGACATGCGCCATATCCCCCTCCTTCCCAAACCCTTCCAGATGGCGCAGCTCGTCGACGCCATGCGAATGGCGGCCTATTGA
- a CDS encoding sensor histidine kinase codes for MAVALLALGALLAQSDEPSRPAVTAGEAVVLLALATALFAASIWAKRRIQRDIDAKFYRLERFMQAFGQTQGMLRSLDGRIVFWGIGAERLYGYSVKEALGKDGVEFLHTRCPTSLEEINSALVRDGEWQGELTRRHKDGREIHIVSKWSLSRGEAGEPEVAIEVSNDITSIKLAERQLHQSNALLRTILETAPGMIYAKDMEGRIILANVTTLDLIGRPWSEVEGRTDMEFLDSKSQAGAVMANDRRIMDQARTEEFEEAISHAGHHPRIWSSTKAPLRDADGKVIGMVGVSVEITERKRIEERLQLMVNELDHRVKNTLATIQAIASQTLRGGDPIVRQNLERRLMALAAAHDVLTRENWEGVNIDDVVTGALAPFGEGGGYRFAVSGPPIRLLPRAALALAMGLHELTTNALKYGALSTLNGQVAINWQIVEGAEPLLRLTWTESGGPPVVAPSRRGFGVRLIERSLAQDLGGKASVIFDQPAGIIGTMEAPLAGVAVPAVATPLVQVGAR; via the coding sequence TTGGCAGTCGCCCTCCTGGCACTGGGCGCACTTCTGGCGCAGTCCGACGAGCCGAGCCGTCCGGCCGTCACTGCGGGCGAGGCGGTCGTCCTCCTGGCGCTCGCGACTGCCTTGTTCGCAGCATCCATATGGGCAAAACGAAGGATACAGCGCGATATCGACGCGAAATTCTACCGGCTCGAACGGTTCATGCAGGCATTCGGGCAGACCCAGGGCATGTTGCGCAGCCTCGACGGAAGGATCGTATTCTGGGGGATCGGCGCGGAGCGCCTTTACGGTTATTCGGTGAAGGAAGCCCTTGGAAAGGACGGCGTCGAGTTCCTGCACACCCGCTGCCCAACCTCTCTCGAAGAAATCAATTCGGCCCTCGTTCGCGACGGCGAATGGCAGGGTGAGCTCACACGTCGCCACAAGGACGGCAGGGAGATCCATATCGTCAGCAAATGGTCGCTGAGCCGCGGCGAAGCCGGGGAACCGGAAGTCGCGATCGAAGTCAGCAATGACATCACCTCCATCAAGCTCGCCGAACGGCAGCTCCATCAGAGCAACGCCCTGCTGCGCACCATCCTGGAAACCGCGCCGGGAATGATCTACGCCAAGGACATGGAGGGCCGCATCATCCTGGCGAATGTCACGACGCTCGACCTGATCGGCAGACCATGGTCCGAAGTCGAGGGCCGCACGGACATGGAATTCCTGGACAGCAAAAGCCAGGCCGGGGCGGTTATGGCCAACGACCGCCGGATCATGGATCAGGCGAGAACCGAGGAATTCGAAGAGGCCATCAGCCACGCGGGCCACCATCCTCGGATATGGTCGTCGACCAAAGCCCCTTTGCGCGACGCCGATGGCAAAGTCATCGGCATGGTCGGCGTCTCGGTCGAGATCACCGAGAGGAAACGGATCGAAGAGCGGCTGCAGCTCATGGTCAACGAGTTGGACCACCGCGTCAAAAATACGCTTGCGACCATCCAGGCCATCGCCTCCCAGACCCTGCGGGGCGGCGATCCGATCGTGCGCCAGAACCTGGAGCGGCGCCTCATGGCGCTGGCCGCCGCCCATGACGTGCTCACCCGCGAAAACTGGGAGGGGGTCAATATCGACGACGTGGTCACCGGCGCGCTGGCACCCTTCGGCGAGGGCGGCGGCTACCGCTTCGCGGTTTCCGGGCCGCCCATCCGGCTGCTGCCGCGGGCGGCGCTCGCGCTTGCCATGGGTCTGCACGAATTAACGACCAACGCCCTGAAATACGGCGCGCTCTCGACGCTTAACGGCCAGGTCGCGATCAACTGGCAGATTGTCGAAGGTGCCGAACCTTTGCTGCGATTGACATGGACGGAAAGCGGCGGCCCGCCCGTGGTTGCGCCGTCGAGACGAGGGTTCGGCGTCAGGCTGATCGAGCGCAGCCTTGCCCAGGATCTCGGCGGCAAGGCATCGGTGATATTCGACCAGCCTGCCGGGATCATCGGCACGATGGAAGCCCCGCTCGCCGGCGTCGCCGTCCCGGCGGTGGCGACGCCACTCGTGCAAGTGGGTGCAAGGTGA
- a CDS encoding PilZ domain-containing protein produces the protein MTATSNGRMKTRSAERKKTRILGTVKYFNQAVEGRVTDLSPTGMALDLGGRTLHAADGSPVRIESEELGILEGTVKWRRSGRLGVQFSINSNAVAQVSSYFRFFHREVPASR, from the coding sequence ATGACGGCCACCAGCAACGGACGAATGAAGACCCGCAGCGCGGAGCGCAAGAAGACCCGCATCCTGGGTACGGTCAAATATTTCAATCAAGCCGTTGAAGGCCGCGTTACCGACCTTTCGCCAACCGGCATGGCGCTCGACCTCGGCGGACGCACCTTGCATGCCGCCGACGGCAGTCCGGTCCGGATCGAAAGCGAAGAGCTCGGCATCCTGGAAGGCACAGTCAAATGGCGCCGCAGCGGCCGGCTCGGTGTACAGTTCAGCATCAACAGCAATGCGGTGGCGCAGGTATCGTCCTATTTCCGCTTCTTCCACAGAGAAGTTCCAGCCTCGCGCTGA
- a CDS encoding DMT family transporter, which produces MSTSVVLLALSAAVLHACWNAFLRSGADRFWTMTIMALAMSVVALPVALILPLPAAEAWPYLVGSAVFQLIYSLLLVAAYRHGELGQVYPIIRGSAPLLVTLAGVIFARELPLPLSMVGICFVVLGIMLLALGRGKASTGSMLYALATGVSIAGYSTIDAVGIRLSGNTAAYITWVFVLPGILLLVAFMAMRGRLRVDLRSRETLKAVGGGLVSLVSYGAVLVAYSMAPAGPVSALRETSVVFAVLIGWLFLGETLSARRIAACIVVAAGAILIGVS; this is translated from the coding sequence ATGAGCACATCCGTCGTCCTGCTTGCTCTCTCCGCAGCCGTGCTTCACGCCTGCTGGAATGCGTTCCTGCGCTCCGGCGCCGACCGTTTCTGGACGATGACGATCATGGCGTTGGCGATGAGTGTCGTCGCTTTGCCGGTAGCATTGATCCTGCCGCTGCCGGCCGCTGAAGCGTGGCCCTATCTGGTCGGCTCCGCGGTCTTCCAGCTGATTTACAGCCTGCTGCTGGTCGCCGCCTATCGGCATGGGGAACTGGGTCAGGTTTATCCGATCATCCGCGGCAGCGCGCCGCTGCTGGTGACGCTGGCAGGCGTGATCTTCGCGAGGGAACTGCCGCTGCCGCTCTCCATGGTCGGGATATGTTTCGTGGTGCTGGGTATCATGCTTCTCGCCCTCGGCAGGGGAAAGGCTTCTACCGGTTCGATGCTCTACGCGCTGGCGACCGGTGTTTCGATTGCCGGTTATTCGACGATCGACGCCGTCGGCATACGCCTGTCCGGCAATACGGCCGCCTATATCACCTGGGTCTTCGTGCTGCCCGGCATCCTGCTCCTGGTCGCTTTCATGGCGATGCGCGGACGCCTGCGGGTCGATCTGCGGTCGCGCGAAACGCTGAAGGCGGTCGGCGGCGGCCTGGTTTCGCTCGTCTCCTACGGTGCGGTGCTGGTCGCCTATTCGATGGCGCCGGCGGGGCCGGTTTCGGCGCTGCGGGAAACCAGCGTCGTGTTTGCGGTGCTGATCGGCTGGCTGTTTCTCGGCGAGACCCTGTCTGCGAGACGTATCGCCGCCTGCATCGTGGTTGCGGCGGGCGCCATTCTCATCGGCGTTTCATAG
- a CDS encoding alanyl-tRNA editing protein yields the protein MPVEALYRDDFYLSTAEAVVTAIHEDGGIELDRTCFYAASGGQPGDTGFLERADGTRIQLGQTRHGGSKDIVIHVPLEGEAQPLAGENLVMHIDWQRRYRLMRMHTACHLLSVVCQYPITGAAVGEEESRVDFDMAETIDKDEVTAKLMELVAQNHPVYLQWITDEELAANPGIVKSKNVRPPMGLGRVSLVCIGENSSVDSQPCGGTHVSETQEVGAIHIAKIEKKGKENRRFRIRFGEPGAEA from the coding sequence ATGCCCGTTGAAGCCCTCTACCGCGACGACTTCTATCTATCGACAGCAGAAGCGGTGGTGACGGCCATCCACGAGGACGGCGGCATCGAACTGGATCGCACCTGTTTCTATGCGGCATCCGGCGGCCAGCCGGGCGATACCGGTTTTCTCGAACGGGCCGACGGCACCAGGATCCAGCTCGGCCAGACCAGGCACGGCGGCAGCAAGGATATCGTCATCCACGTGCCGCTCGAAGGCGAGGCGCAGCCGCTGGCCGGCGAAAACCTGGTCATGCATATCGACTGGCAGCGCCGCTACAGGCTGATGCGCATGCACACCGCCTGCCATCTTCTCTCCGTCGTCTGCCAGTATCCGATCACCGGGGCCGCTGTCGGCGAAGAAGAATCGCGCGTCGATTTCGACATGGCCGAGACGATCGACAAGGACGAAGTCACGGCGAAACTCATGGAGCTGGTCGCCCAGAACCATCCGGTCTACCTGCAGTGGATCACCGACGAGGAGCTTGCCGCCAATCCGGGCATCGTCAAGTCGAAGAACGTCCGCCCGCCGATGGGGCTCGGCCGCGTCAGCCTCGTCTGCATAGGCGAAAATTCCAGCGTTGACAGCCAGCCCTGCGGTGGAACACATGTCTCCGAAACGCAGGAGGTCGGGGCGATTCATATCGCCAAGATCGAGAAGAAGGGCAAGGAAAACCGCCGGTTCCGCATTCGGTTCGGCGAGCCCGGCGCAGAGGCCTGA
- a CDS encoding DUF1203 domain-containing protein: MTIAFIAMPAADAEHLWNGGADAYGRQPETMTSDGPGYPCRHCLKNIEAGEELLVLAYRPFPELQPYAETGPIFLHRKPCRRYAAEEVLPPMLASTDYIVRGYGRDDRIVYGSGAVTPTERIASRAEELLARADIAYVHVRSARNNCYQCRIDKVEVPAFADTALAI, encoded by the coding sequence ATGACCATCGCCTTCATCGCCATGCCCGCCGCCGATGCCGAGCACCTCTGGAACGGCGGCGCCGACGCCTACGGACGCCAGCCGGAAACGATGACGTCCGATGGCCCCGGTTATCCCTGCCGCCATTGCCTCAAGAATATCGAGGCTGGCGAGGAGCTGCTGGTTCTTGCCTATCGTCCTTTCCCCGAACTGCAGCCCTATGCGGAAACCGGCCCGATCTTCCTGCACAGGAAGCCCTGCCGACGTTATGCGGCGGAAGAGGTTCTGCCGCCGATGCTGGCGAGCACGGACTATATCGTCCGCGGCTACGGACGGGACGACCGGATCGTCTATGGCAGCGGCGCGGTGACGCCGACCGAGAGGATCGCCTCGCGCGCCGAGGAACTGCTGGCCCGCGCCGACATCGCCTATGTGCATGTCCGCTCGGCCCGCAACAATTGCTACCAGTGCCGGATCGACAAGGTCGAGGTGCCGGCGTTCGCTGACACGGCTCTGGCGATCTGA
- a CDS encoding Lrp/AsnC family transcriptional regulator, with amino-acid sequence MSAMDAIDLAIMRTLQQEGRISNAELAERVGLSPSACSRRLDILEKSGTISGYHARLSNKALHYKMMVIVHISLSGQFAKTLTEFEAAVKLCPNVLVCYLMSGEYDYILRVAAKDLEDYERIHRDWLSALPHVVKINSSFALREIIDKPNVGL; translated from the coding sequence ATGAGCGCCATGGATGCCATTGATCTTGCGATCATGCGGACCTTGCAGCAGGAAGGCCGGATCTCCAATGCGGAGCTTGCCGAGCGGGTCGGGCTGTCGCCGTCGGCCTGTTCGCGGCGGCTCGACATTCTTGAGAAAAGCGGCACGATCAGCGGCTACCATGCCCGCCTTTCCAACAAGGCGCTCCACTACAAGATGATGGTGATCGTCCACATCTCGCTGTCCGGCCAGTTTGCCAAGACGCTCACCGAATTCGAGGCGGCGGTGAAGCTCTGTCCCAATGTGCTGGTCTGCTATCTGATGTCGGGCGAATACGACTACATCCTGCGGGTCGCGGCCAAGGACCTCGAGGACTACGAGCGCATCCATCGCGACTGGCTGTCGGCGCTGCCGCATGTGGTGAAGATCAATTCGAGCTTCGCGCTGCGCGAGATCATCGACAAGCCGAATGTCGGGCTATGA
- a CDS encoding ChrR family anti-sigma-E factor — translation MLQNLERLDLLIAHYVSGSLPEPAHVLVGSHLEMQASAGKLAGLMEAFAGDILHMIPPVALSAREHRLAEIFASAAPAEPPARIFEKSGFPASLRAYAGTDLPDIRWKTKLPGLRHHLIERSKDVETSLLWVRPGRALPQHGHLGLEMTLVLDGEFHDHRGNFGKGDVSIADEVLDHRPIAGKRGPCLCFSVLFAPIALSGSTLRFFGDLVGL, via the coding sequence ATGCTGCAGAACCTCGAACGGCTGGATCTTCTGATCGCGCATTACGTGTCCGGCTCACTTCCGGAGCCGGCTCACGTTCTCGTCGGTTCGCATCTGGAAATGCAGGCTTCGGCCGGGAAACTGGCCGGTCTCATGGAGGCGTTTGCCGGTGATATCCTGCATATGATCCCGCCCGTGGCATTGTCGGCCCGCGAGCACCGGTTGGCTGAGATTTTCGCTTCTGCTGCGCCAGCAGAGCCTCCTGCCAGGATCTTCGAAAAATCGGGATTTCCCGCGTCGCTGCGTGCCTATGCGGGCACGGACCTTCCCGATATCAGGTGGAAAACGAAACTCCCGGGACTGCGCCACCACCTCATCGAAAGGTCGAAGGATGTCGAGACGAGCCTTTTATGGGTACGGCCGGGAAGGGCGCTGCCCCAGCACGGCCATCTGGGGCTTGAAATGACTTTGGTTCTCGACGGCGAATTTCATGACCATCGCGGCAATTTCGGCAAGGGTGATGTCTCGATCGCGGACGAAGTGCTGGACCATCGGCCGATCGCGGGCAAGCGCGGGCCGTGCCTCTGTTTTTCCGTGCTGTTCGCGCCGATCGCCCTTTCCGGCTCCACCCTCCGGTTTTTCGGCGATCTCGTCGGTCTCTGA